AAAACCACTCTGGAAACCACGGCTCAGTCCCATCGGACTATGCAGGGCAAGAAACGCGCCTTATCAAATCCCTTTCCGAGGACGACTTGGAAGAGATCGCACGTGGCGGCGGTTGGGGTCTTGCACGCGCCGCCGAGCTAAATGGCGTTCCCGGGCCAACGCATCTCCTTGAGCTTGCCGATGAAATCGGTCTGACCGAACAGCAGCGCGCCGACATCGAGGTAGTCCGGGCGCAGATGCTATCAGACGCCATAACTGCTGGGGAGCGGTTCGTCGCGGCGGAACAATCGCTGGACGCAGCGTTTCAACAAGGCGCACCAGATGCCGATATGCTTGAACGTCTAGTCGCAGAAGCAGGTCAAGCGCGCTCAGCTCTTCGCCTTGTCCATTTGAATGCCCATCTGTTGACTTTATCATTGCTGACTGATGCCCAAGTCAGCCGGTACTCGGTCTTGCGCGGTTATTCAGATGATCCCTGTGCCACCGTTCCAGACGGGCATAATCCGGACATGTGGCGTAGCCATAATGGTTGCAACTAGCCAGGCTCGCGGCGACACATCCTCGTGACTTGTCAAAGCCAAATACCCCCAGTAGGTATTGGTTATGCTTCGTTTGGTTCTGTCGATCATTCTTGTTTTTGTATTCACTGGTGCATCCACCGCATCTGTGATGCATGGCTTGAACCATGGATCGGATCACGCCGACCACCACGCCCAAACGTCAGAAAGCGACCCCTTGGCTGATGCTGAGAAGGCACTCGCGGACTGCTGCGACGCCTCAAGCGGCATGGGGTCAATGCCCTGTTTTGGCGATCTCGCGGCCGCTTCTGCTATTTTGCAGGTCATTCCCGCGAGCAGATCGGTTGTTAGTGTTCTGCACGCTAACTTCGACTTTGCAAACCTGACGCTAGCTGTCCCAACCGGTCCTCCGAAAGTCTAAGCGGCAACGGGCGCTAGCCCGCAGTCCATTCAACTTTCAAATCAAAGGACCGACAGACATGATTACACGTCGTCACTTCACATCTCTTTCCGCAGCGGCTCTTGTCATGACCGCTCTTCCTGCGCGCGCAGGCACGCCTATGCGCGTTCTCGCCTCACCCGGGTGCGGATGCTGTCACGCTTGGGCCGACTTGGCCCGTGCGCGTGGCTACGCTGTCACGGTCGAGGAACTGACCGACCCCGAGGCGCAGAAGTCAGAACGCGGCATACCGCTTGAATTGGCATCCTGTCATACCATTGAAGCGGATGGATATGTCTTCGAAGGGCATGTTCCGTTTGAAGCATTGGAAGCAGTCCTGCAGGATCGCCCAGACGTCACCGGGCTTGCCGTTCCGGGCATGCCGATGGGTTCCCCCGGCATGGGAGATGATCCGTCCGCCCGTTACGACGTTATTGCATTTGGCGGAGAGGCGGGCACCGGAACGGTGTACTACCGAGCTGGTACTGCACAGCCCTTCGACACGTGATGGCAAGTCGCAAGGCAGTTCTTATTACCGGCGGGCTCGCGCTCGCCGGTTTCGCCGCCGCCTTTGTCATGGCACAACCCTCCGATGGGGTCGGTCTGTTGTCACCTGATGACCTTGAAGTGGTCGCCCTTGGTCAGGGCATCTACGTGGCTCAGTGTGCTGCGTGCCACGGGGCGCGCCTCGAAGGGCAACCGAACTGGCGGACGCGGGGCGAAGATGGTTTGCTACCAGCACCGCCGCATGACGCGACCGGGCACACGTGGCACCACGACGATGAAACGCTCTTCACGCTGACCAAATATGGGCTTGCCGGACTGATGGAGAATGCACCCCCATCCGGCATGCCTGTTTACGAAGATGTGCTCAGCGATGAAGAAATCATTGCCGTGCTATCCTTCATCAAATCAACCTGGCCCAGTGATATTCGAGAGCATCACGACGCACTCAATGCCCAGTCCGAATAAAGGAAAATTCAGATGATCAAACAATTTCTTCTTGGCTTGGCCGTCGCAATTGCTCCAATGGTTGCTGCGGCGCATTCCAAGTCCGAAGCAACGACACCTGCTGATGGCGCGACTGTCACGGAAGTTTCAGAGCTTTCGATGCGGTTCGATGATCCGATGCGCATCATTTTCGTCACGCTGACTGCAAACGATGATGACATCGAAATCGAACGCGAGACCGGTATGGACCCAGTAACGGAATTCCGAGCAGTGCCATTGGAAGAGCTTGCGCCTGGAAGCTACCGTTTCGACTGGCGCGGCATGGCCTCAGACGGTCACCCGATGCAGGGTAACTTCTCTTTTACTGTCGCAGAGTGACTGGACTGGCTCCCATCGACGGTCTTGCCGCTTTAGCCATTGTGGCCAAAGCGATTGGCTATGGCGCGGCTCTGCTCGCGATGGGGAGCGTGCTGTTTTCCTTCGTCTTTGCGAAGCGCGCTGAGGTGTCTGTCTTACGCCTTGCTCGGCAGCTTGCGGTCGGTGCGGCACTGGTTGGCCTCGCGGTCTTGGCTGCACGTTTCGGCATTCGTGCGGCACGCATATCCGGGATGGGTTTTGAGGGAGCAACGGACCCGATGATGCTCGGGTTTGTTTGGCAAAGCCCACTTGGCACCGCCGCGATTTGGCGTGGATTTGGCGAACTTGCGATACTGACGGTTTTGGTCCCCCGTATAGGGCAGTGGATTGCTTTGGTGGGCAGCCTTGTCGTAGCCATATCTTTTGCTCAAGTGGGCCACGCCCTGGGTGACCCCAGGTTGGTTCTTGCTGTCTTGATTGTTCTTCACCTACTGACCGCAGCTTTATGGGTTGGTGCGCTTTTGCCTTTGCGCCGCGCGGCGCTTACTCCCTCTGGCGTTGATGTGTTGCACCACTTTGGCAATGTCGCTGCTTTCGGAGTGGCCGCCCTGATCCTTGCGGGTACAGCGCTCGCGTGGCTCCTTTCAGGTTCCGTCGCTGCCCTGTTCGGAACAGCCTATGGCTTAGGGCTTTTGTTCAAAGTCGCGATTGTTGCGGTACTTCTGGGCTTTGCGGCTTTCAATAAGGTGAGGCTTGTCCCTGCTATGCGCGCCGAGAAACCTGGCGCAACACATGCTCTGCGCCGTTCTATTTCAGTTGAAATGCTAGCTGTTGTCCTGATCCTGTTGGCAACCGCAACGATCACGAGTGTAACCACACCACCCGTCAATCTCTAACGACCTAGCCTCGCGCCTTGTCGAGCAATTCGAGCAGTTCCGTGAATTTGGCTCGCTGATCCTCTCGGTCCCCCGATGCAAGCGCATCTTCAATGCAGTGTGATGCGTGATCATCTATCACGAGCTTCTCCACGCCCTTGAGCGCTGCCCGCACCGCTGCGATTTGCGTCAACACATCAACGCAATAGCGATCTTCCTCGACCATCCGGGCGATTCCGCGGACCTGTCCTTCAAGGCGATTGAGACGTTTTAGAGTGGCTTCGCGATTGTTGTGCATGGCCTTCTTTTCGCATGGTGGCGGAGAAAAAGTCGAGAGAACACGGGATTAAATCTCGCGGTCTTGATAATATACCCTAGGGGGGTATATAAAGCGAAGCAGTGCAAACGCAAGCACCGCACCCGCATACGAAGCACGCAAACGGAGAAGCCAATGCCTAAAGACGCACGCGATGTTGCTGAAATTGAAACAAATCCGGCTCAAGAAGCAGTCGGCAAAACTGCTGTGCTTTACCGAATGGCCTTGTCAGATCATCTATGCCCATCCGGGCAAAAGGCGCGTTGGCTTCTCGAACGTCAGGGCTATGACGTCGATGACCGGCTGTTCCGAACCCGCGCCGAAGTGGATGCCTTCAAGGCTAAGCACGACGTCAATACGACTCCCCAGGCTTGGATCGAGGGCGAACGCGTTGGTGGCTACACAGACCTGCGCGAGAAACTAACCGGCTGGGATCCTACAGCAACAACCTATCGACCTGTGTTGTATTTGTTCGCTGTTGCAGCGCTTACCGCAGTGGCACTTTCCATTGGATTTCTCGGAGCAATCACATGGCAGACACTTGGCTGGTTCATCTCGGTGTCGATGATCCTTCTCGGTATGCAGAAACTGCGCGACATCGAAGGTTTCACCACGATGTTCCTCAACTACGATTTACTCGCGCGGAAATGGGTGCCTTACGCCTATATTTATCCGTTCGTAGAAACCGGCGCGGGTATCCTCATGACCGGCATGATCCTGACCTGGGTGTCCACTCCCGCAGCGCTCCTGGTTGCGAGCGTCGGAGCCATCAGCGTCTTCAAAGCCGTCTACATCGACAAACGCGAGCTGAAATGCGCGTGCGTCGGAGGAAACTCCAACGTCCCGCTAGGGTTTGTCAGCCTCACCGAAAACCTTATGATGGTGGCTATGGCAATCGTGATGCTTTGGTTGATGATTTGAAATTAGCAATCGGTAATCAATGCGGACTTCAGGATTCAGATCTGGAACGGCACCAATGTCCCGCGACCTGTAAATTCGCCCTCTAATCCATGCTGCGACATCCTCGAACGGCAGTTTCTCCCGCCGCGCGATAGCATGAGGTTTTCGCTCATGCCGCATTTTCTTTGCTGCGTGAGCGCGCAGCACAAAATCACAATGGCCGAGTCGGGCTCTTAGGGTACCTTCGCCACATCTCGCACGAAGGTCAGCTTTGCATGCGAACAGCCTAATGTAGAGAGGCGGAGTTGAAGCTTTGTCTCCAATTTTGCCCGCCAGTCAGTCTTCATCATAAAAATAGAATTTGCGGCGTGAAACATCGCTATTCGTGATGAGGATTTTCCAGAGTGTTTCGCCAACAAATGCAAGGATGGCTCCCGCGACAGCAAGGTGCAGCAGGAAGAGCGTATAGATGTCCCAAAAGTTGCCTGTCTCTGATCGATACGAGATGAAGCCAATGCTGCTAGCGACCAAGAGCAGGATGCCCATCAAGCGCAAGGAGTTAGCGAATTTATTGATCGGCGTGTTTGGGTCTTTTAGATGCTTCATTGAGTTGTTCGCTTTATCCAATGGCTGAAAAGAACAGCTTTGCCTCGCTTTGCGGCGATGTTCCCTTTGAGAGGGATTGCTCAAAAATGTATCTGGTAAACTTTTGGATTTCTGCGCTGGTAAGGGATTTGTCGTTCGCATCCGCGTGCTCAAAAACTGCCTGTGCGGCTTCCCCGGCCAAGCGAGCTGATTGCTCACTGTCCGGGACAGAACTTCCATAGACCAACCACATGAGGTTCTTGTCGAACTCTTCGCAGAATTTTACTGCGATCGAGAGCGGCAACTCCCGTTTTTCAAGTTCATAATTCTTATACGACTTGTCGGCGATCCCGAGTATCGCGGCGACCTTGCTTTGAGGGTAGCCCAATTGGCTGCGCACGCTGAGCATCCTTTGGCCTATCCCGATCAACACAGTTGACATGCGGACAAATGTTCCCATATTTGGACTAACGTTACCCAATGCGACGTATTTCACCTATTCATACCATTATCTGGTAAAGAGGAAAGAACTATGGACGATTGTTCCCTGCTTACCCCAAGAGAACTGGCCGCTCAGACTGGTTGGCCTGAGAAGCGGATCAGGAAATTGATCTCGACGAGAAGCATTAGGTTCTTAAGAAATGGGGCTAATTTTCTTCTGCCTCAGAACGCCATCCATGACTACATTGCTCGAAATATGGTCGAGCCATGCCAAGCCGAGGTGCAAGAAGATGAGTGACATTGTGCCACCATATACGACGCCGCGTGCCCTCGCGAAGCGTCTTACCGCTTCTCCTAGATTCGTGTCAGATTCTGTCCGCGAACTCGGATGCTTTTGCAAAATTGGTCAGAAAGTCATTATGTTGGATCATCATGTGGTCACGTTTATGGAGGCGATGGAATGCCGCTCAAAGTCTTCAAACGGAACAAGCTCTATAGCTACAGGGGCACGGTTGCCGGTAGGCGATTACGAGGCCCTACGGGAACAGCGGACAAAAGGGTCGCTGAGAGGATCGCAGCCGAAGTCGAAGCAAAGGCGTGGCAAAGTCATCTTGATGGACCGGGCGCAACGCTGACATTTGCCCAAGCCGCAATCGCCTATCGGCAGGCTGTGCATGACGACCGATTTCTTGACCGTGTTGAAGACTATTGGAAGGACACGCTTGTCCCAAAGATCACAGGCGAGGCTATCCGCCAAATGGCACGCAAGCTGTATCCCGGTGCAGCCAACGCCACTTTGAACCGCCAAGGCATCGTACCGGCGCAGGCGATAATCAACTACGCAGCAGATTTGGAATGGTGCGCGCGGATCAAGGTGAAGCGGTTCAAGGTCAATGCCAAGAGAAAGACCCCCGCCACAAGGGCATGGGTAGAAGCTTTCGCCCAGCAAGCGGTGCAAGATGAGCTACACCACTTGGCTGCGTTGTGCCTGTTTATGTTTGGCACGGGAGCACGACGTGGTGAGGCATGTTCTTTGACCTGGGGTGACGTTGAGCTGTTTCAGAAGAAGGCCGTGATAAATCAAACCAAAATCGATGACCAACGCGTCGCGCACCTGTCACCGCCAGTGATCGCGGCATTGGCGAACATTCCTTCAAACCGCAAACCCGACAGTCTGGTGTTTCAGTATGCCTCTGGCGAAAGCGTGGGGCAGGTCTGGAACAACGTCATTGAGCGAGCGGGCATCGAAAAGCTTTCGCCCCACTGTTGCCGCCACGGATTTGCCACTTCGATGCTGCAGGCAGGAATAGACCCAAAGACCGTTGCGGTACGCGGTGGCTGGAAAGACGTTGGAACAGTTATGAAATTCTATGCCCATGCGATGGACGATCCGACCGTCACAGATGTGCTTTTTGGCACAAAATAGACACAAGCCCAAGGCGTTAAGCGTCCAACTAACTGTAAATAAAAGGAAATATAACAATGACTTGGACCCTTCGTTGGGGAAGGGTGTCCCACCGCCGCATGTACGTGGTTCGGTGGGTTCGGGCAACAGCAAACCTGATAAAATTTAATAGTTCGGGTTGCGATTCCGCGCTCAGCAGGGTTTTTGGCAGCAAATCGGAGGACTGCAAATGTTTGTTATCACCTTGATCGCGAAAGCTGGTGGCTTGGACCCAACGCTTGTCGAATCGTTGCGCAATGCGTGGGGTGGGCAGTCGGCCCAGTGGTTGGCCGCAGATGAAGCGGCTGAATTTGCCGTTCCAGCAATGCCGGAAAATTTGTGGGGTGTCTGGGACGACGTGCAATGCATGGGTGTGGACTTGGTTTGCCAACCGATCGAGGGCCGCCGCAAAAAGATGCTGCTCGCCGATATGGACAGCACCATGATCCAGCAGGAATGCATCGACGAGCTCGCGGATGAAGCAGGCGTCGGCGCCCATGTCGCAGACATCACCGCGCGTGCGATGAACGGCGAGTTGGACTTTGAAGCGGCAATTGATGAACGCGTTGGGCTTCTGAAAGGGCTAGACGCTGCGATTATTGATCACGTCCTGGACACGCGGATCACATACATGCCCGGCGGCAAAGCCTTGGTGCAAACAATGAAAGCAAACGGCGGTTATGGCGCACTGGTATCGGGTGGTTTCACCGCATTCACCGCTAAGGTCGCGTCAGAGCTGGGGTTCGATGAAAACCGCGCCAACACGTTGGAGATTGTTGATGATCAGCTATCTGGCCACGTGGTACGTCCGATCCTTGGACAGCAGGCGAAACTTGACGCGCTTGGCGAGATTACGACGCGGTTGGGAATTTCTAAGAAAGACGTCCTCGCAGTTGGGGACGGCATGAATGACTTGTTGATGTTATCTAATGCAGGCACTGGCGTGGCGCTTCATGGTAAGCCCGCTTTGCAGGAAAAATGCGAAGTTCGCATCAACCACGGCGACCTCACGGCGCTTCTCTATATTCAAGGTTACGCTAAGACAGAATTCGTAACGTGATCGAAGTCGCGCCGGATGTGCTCGCGTTATTGGTTGCTGCGGCGTTCTTTGCTGGTTTCGTTGATGCCATTGCGGGTGGTGGTGGTCTCATCACGGTCCCCGTTTTGATTATCGCAGGCGCACCACCTTTGACGGCGATTGCGACCAATAAGGTGCAGGGGGTTTTTGGGGCAGGGATGGCGGCCGTTAGCTACGGACGCGCTGGGCATGTCGACTTGCGTCGACAGCTATGGGTAGCACTGCTTGCGCTCGGAGCGGGCGGGGTTGGCGCGCTTCTAACCGCAGCATTGCCGACCCAACTGATCAGAATTGCATTGCCAGTGCTTCTAATTGCGATTGCGTTGTTTTTTGCCCTGAAGCCGGGACTAAATGACATTGATCGAACGGCGCGTTTTGGGCCGATGATGTTTGCCGTGACGGTTGTTCCGCTGGTTGCGTTTTACGATGGCTTAATCGGCCCAGGTGCCGGCGCGTTCTATATGATCGGTTTTGTCGCACTTGCAGGCTACGGCGTTCTAAAGGCCACCGCACACACCAAGCTTTTGAACTTTTCTTCTAACCTCGGCGGGCTGCTGATTTACGCATTGGTCGCAAGCCCGTGGTGGATTACGGGCTTGCTTATGGGCTTTGCGCAAATGGCAGGTGCTTACGTCGGCGCGCGCATGGCAATGCGGATCGGGTCGAAACTCATCAAGCCGCTGCTGGTCGTGTCGGCAAGTGTTCTTGCCGCCAAACTGCTTTGGGACCTTACCTAAGCAACCAGTGCCATCCGCGTTTTGCCGATCATCAAAGCGGCGCGCGCGGCTTCGCGACCTTTTTCAACAAAGTGGTCGCGATAGATTGCGTTGTGGTGATCTGTTTCTTGGTAGTGATGCGGCGTCAGTGAAACCGACAAGACTGGTACGCCTGTATCAAGGCTAATGCGCATCAAGCCATCAACAACGGCGGAAGCCACGAAGTCGTGCCGATAAATACCTCCATCCACGACGAATGCCGCGCAAGCAATCGCTGCATAGCGACCCGTCCCGGCGACGTCCTTTGCAACCAAGGGCATCTCAAACGCACCGGGTACATCAAAAACGTCGATTTGGGATGCGGGGATAAGTTCGCAAAAACCATCATAGGCACGATCCACAATATCGGCGTGCCATTGCGCCTTAATAAAGGCGTAGCGTGGGGCGATTGTCATTAGGGTCTCCTTTCCCGATTACCACGCGATTGCGTGGGTGACATATCACCTCGGGGCAAAGAATCGCTGCGCATGTGGGGACCACAAGCACACCGAAGCTCTCTCTCATCCGGACTATGACCGTCGGCTCTGGAATTTCACCAGTATCTGCTGGACACCCCAACTGGGGCCGCTCGCGGGCTATAACCGCCGGTGGGGAATTTCGCCCCGCCCTGAGAACAATCTCTATGTGGCGGATTCGCAGAGATCAGGCAAGAGCGACGCTGGGACGCATGTCACCTGTTACAAGCCCTGCGAAATTCTTGAGGTCAGGATTGCGGTAGGCCTTAACAGCGGGGTCGTTCGCATCCAGTACGCCCAATTTGCACAGGATCGATGCCATAGCACATTCAGACGCGCGGGTTGTGCCGTCCACAATCTTTAACGCAACGCCAAGCTTCAATTCTGGCAAGATCGCAATAAAGAACCCTTCGGCACCGGTTTTCACAGCCGCTTTGCCTTTGGCCGCCAACATCAACGCGTTGCAAGCACGGTCCGTGTTAGACACCAAATCGGGATGCGCCATCATCGCATTTCGCAGACGAACCATCGCTGATCCACGTGTACTGCTGTCATCCGCGGCCGCAAATGTTGCCATTGCGCGACCAATTCCCAAAATGCTGGACGCATGGTTCGGGGCGGAACATCCATCAATTCCCCAATTGGGCGAAGTTTCCTGTGTCAGCTCTTCAACCACCTGTTTGATGCCAACTTGCAACGGATGGTCGATCGCAACGTAGTCCGGACCCCACCCATTCGCCTTAGTCATTGTCAGGAAGCCACAGTGCTTGCCAGAACAATTGTTGTGGTACCGGCAGGGCGTAGCATCGTCCCTAATCAAACCATTGCGTGCGGGCAAATCTGCTGGCCATTGTGGGCCACAAACGAACGCATCGTCGTCCAATTCAAGGTCTTTTAACCAGCTTTGAACACGGTCTGTATGGATCGCTGCACCTGAATGGGACGCACAGGATAAGGCCAATTGTTCAACCGTGAGCCCGAACCGATCCGCGACGCCGCTTTCCACCATTGGCAGTGCTTGCAACATTTTCGCAGAGCTTCGTGGGTAGGTCACAGCATGGGGATCGCCCCAAGAATGGACGATTTCACCCGCTTCATCGACCACAACTGCGTGACCTTGATGGGCGCTTTCCAGCATTCCACCACGCCAAAGTTCAACGAAATCTACTGGATTAGACATGAAACACTCCGAATGCGCGGCGATCCGCGCAAATAATTGGGGACAAAGGGCTTTCCCATTTAGGCAAAAACTTGCTATTGCTATGGGTATCGAGTTGAAACCGCTCAATCTAGCCGAAAAGATACCCATCAGAGGTATTGCGCTATATAGAGCAACCAGAGGCACGGACAGCTTGGAGGCTGTAATTATGATTTCAAAGTTTACACACGCAATGGGCGTGGTCGCACTCATGACATTGGGTACTTCCGCAATTGCGCAAGAAGCCAGTTCAAACCGCGTTGCGGCAAACACAGACTGGTCCGTCTTCGTTGAAGATAACCCAACAGAATGCTGGGCCGTTTCCGCGCCCAAAGAGACAGTGAACTCCCGCGATGGACAGGTTGTATCCGTTCGTCGTGGTGAAATCCTGTTGTTCGTCTTTTACCGTCCAGGCGCTGGCGTGAACGGCCAAGTGACGTTCACCGGTGGCTACCCATTCGCGAGCGGTTCTACCGCTGAGCTGGATATTGGCGGCACAACGTTTGATTTGTTCACTGAGGGTGAATGGGCGTGGCCAGCAACGCCAGAAGACGATGCACGCATTGTTGCAGCCATGAAGCGCGGATCTTCCGCAACTGTATCTGCGCGTTCCGGCCGTGGCACAGTTACCCGCGACACCTTCTCATTGCTCGGCTTTACGGCTGGCGTCGAAGAAGCTGCGAACCGCTGTTCCAGCTAAAATACGACCTATGCGAAATTACGGGGGCCGGTTTTCTTTGGAAACCGGCCTTTCGTCTTATATAGGGCCTGAAACCAACCGAGGACGATTCTCATGGAACCGCAAGCGCCCATCACCCAAGACGTTATGACGATTAAGCGTGTGCTGCCCGAGGGTGGCCCGATGAACATCGTCGGCCTGACCCGTGTCCAGATGCGCGATGAGCTGATCGGGCTGGGTGTGAAAGAAAAGCAGGCCAAGATGCGGGTGAACCAAATCTGGCAGTGGTTGTACCATTGGGGCGTTCGTGACTTTGACGTCATGACTAACCTTTCCAAAGATTTTCGCGTGACTTTGGCTGAACACTTCAAGATCGAATTGCCCGAGGTTGTGACCAAGGAAGTGTCCAACGATGGAACGCGGAAGTATCTCGTTCGCATCGCTGGCGGCCACGAGGTCGAGGTTGTTTATATCCCCGAAACCGATCGCGGTACTTTGTGTATTTCATCGCAAGTTGGCTGCACGCTGACCTGCAGCTTCTGTCACACCGGTACGCAAAAACTGGTCCGCAACCTGACAGCAGGTGAAATCATCGGCCAAGTCATGCTTGCGCGTGATGATTTGAACGAGTGGCCAGAGCAGGGGCAATCTCATGCGGATATGGGCCCGCGTTTGCTGTCCAACATCGTGCTCATGGGTATGGGCGAGCCGCTTTATAATTTCGAAAACGTCCGCGACGCGATGAAAATCGCGATGGACCCTGAAGGCATCCAGCTGTCCCGCCGTCGTATCACCCTGTCGACCTCTGGCGTTGTCCCCGAAATCGCGAGGACCGCCGATGAGATCGGGTGCCAATTGGCGGTGTCGTTCCACGCGACAACTGATGAAGTGCGCAACAAGCTTGTGCCGATCAACAAGCGTTGGAACATCGAAGAATTGCTTAAAGCGCTCGCGGCATATCCGAAAGTGTCCAACTCGGAACGTATTACGTTTGAGTACGTTATGCTGAAAGACGTGAATGACAGTGACGAAGACGCCCACCGTCTTATGAAGCTGATCGAAGGCATTCCAGCCAAGATCAACCTGATCCCGTTCAACGAATGGCCCGGCGCACCGTACGAGCGTTCGACACAAGCACGGATCAAGGCGTTTGCAGATATCGTTCACAATGCAGGCTATGCGTCACCCGTTCGACGTCCACGCGGCGAAGATATCATGGCGGCCTGTGGTCAGCTTAAATCCGCGACGGAACGCGCACGCAAAT
This Octadecabacter temperatus DNA region includes the following protein-coding sequences:
- a CDS encoding helix-turn-helix domain-containing protein — translated: MKYVALGNVSPNMGTFVRMSTVLIGIGQRMLSVRSQLGYPQSKVAAILGIADKSYKNYELEKRELPLSIAVKFCEEFDKNLMWLVYGSSVPDSEQSARLAGEAAQAVFEHADANDKSLTSAEIQKFTRYIFEQSLSKGTSPQSEAKLFFSAIG
- a CDS encoding MauE/DoxX family redox-associated membrane protein, translated to MPKDARDVAEIETNPAQEAVGKTAVLYRMALSDHLCPSGQKARWLLERQGYDVDDRLFRTRAEVDAFKAKHDVNTTPQAWIEGERVGGYTDLREKLTGWDPTATTYRPVLYLFAVAALTAVALSIGFLGAITWQTLGWFISVSMILLGMQKLRDIEGFTTMFLNYDLLARKWVPYAYIYPFVETGAGILMTGMILTWVSTPAALLVASVGAISVFKAVYIDKRELKCACVGGNSNVPLGFVSLTENLMMVAMAIVMLWLMI
- a CDS encoding metal-sensitive transcriptional regulator; the encoded protein is MHNNREATLKRLNRLEGQVRGIARMVEEDRYCVDVLTQIAAVRAALKGVEKLVIDDHASHCIEDALASGDREDQRAKFTELLELLDKARG
- a CDS encoding 6,7-dimethyl-8-ribityllumazine synthase, whose translation is MTIAPRYAFIKAQWHADIVDRAYDGFCELIPASQIDVFDVPGAFEMPLVAKDVAGTGRYAAIACAAFVVDGGIYRHDFVASAVVDGLMRISLDTGVPVLSVSLTPHHYQETDHHNAIYRDHFVEKGREAARAALMIGKTRMALVA
- a CDS encoding DUF411 domain-containing protein, with protein sequence MITRRHFTSLSAAALVMTALPARAGTPMRVLASPGCGCCHAWADLARARGYAVTVEELTDPEAQKSERGIPLELASCHTIEADGYVFEGHVPFEALEAVLQDRPDVTGLAVPGMPMGSPGMGDDPSARYDVIAFGGEAGTGTVYYRAGTAQPFDT
- a CDS encoding copper resistance CopC family protein; amino-acid sequence: MIKQFLLGLAVAIAPMVAAAHSKSEATTPADGATVTEVSELSMRFDDPMRIIFVTLTANDDDIEIERETGMDPVTEFRAVPLEELAPGSYRFDWRGMASDGHPMQGNFSFTVAE
- a CDS encoding asparaginase; protein product: MSNPVDFVELWRGGMLESAHQGHAVVVDEAGEIVHSWGDPHAVTYPRSSAKMLQALPMVESGVADRFGLTVEQLALSCASHSGAAIHTDRVQSWLKDLELDDDAFVCGPQWPADLPARNGLIRDDATPCRYHNNCSGKHCGFLTMTKANGWGPDYVAIDHPLQVGIKQVVEELTQETSPNWGIDGCSAPNHASSILGIGRAMATFAAADDSSTRGSAMVRLRNAMMAHPDLVSNTDRACNALMLAAKGKAAVKTGAEGFFIAILPELKLGVALKIVDGTTRASECAMASILCKLGVLDANDPAVKAYRNPDLKNFAGLVTGDMRPSVALA
- a CDS encoding TSUP family transporter, whose product is MIEVAPDVLALLVAAAFFAGFVDAIAGGGGLITVPVLIIAGAPPLTAIATNKVQGVFGAGMAAVSYGRAGHVDLRRQLWVALLALGAGGVGALLTAALPTQLIRIALPVLLIAIALFFALKPGLNDIDRTARFGPMMFAVTVVPLVAFYDGLIGPGAGAFYMIGFVALAGYGVLKATAHTKLLNFSSNLGGLLIYALVASPWWITGLLMGFAQMAGAYVGARMAMRIGSKLIKPLLVVSASVLAAKLLWDLT
- a CDS encoding excisionase family DNA-binding protein, producing the protein MDDCSLLTPRELAAQTGWPEKRIRKLISTRSIRFLRNGANFLLPQNAIHDYIARNMVEPCQAEVQEDE
- the serB gene encoding phosphoserine phosphatase SerB; this translates as MFVITLIAKAGGLDPTLVESLRNAWGGQSAQWLAADEAAEFAVPAMPENLWGVWDDVQCMGVDLVCQPIEGRRKKMLLADMDSTMIQQECIDELADEAGVGAHVADITARAMNGELDFEAAIDERVGLLKGLDAAIIDHVLDTRITYMPGGKALVQTMKANGGYGALVSGGFTAFTAKVASELGFDENRANTLEIVDDQLSGHVVRPILGQQAKLDALGEITTRLGISKKDVLAVGDGMNDLLMLSNAGTGVALHGKPALQEKCEVRINHGDLTALLYIQGYAKTEFVT
- a CDS encoding CopD family protein; the encoded protein is MTGLAPIDGLAALAIVAKAIGYGAALLAMGSVLFSFVFAKRAEVSVLRLARQLAVGAALVGLAVLAARFGIRAARISGMGFEGATDPMMLGFVWQSPLGTAAIWRGFGELAILTVLVPRIGQWIALVGSLVVAISFAQVGHALGDPRLVLAVLIVLHLLTAALWVGALLPLRRAALTPSGVDVLHHFGNVAAFGVAALILAGTALAWLLSGSVAALFGTAYGLGLLFKVAIVAVLLGFAAFNKVRLVPAMRAEKPGATHALRRSISVEMLAVVLILLATATITSVTTPPVNL
- a CDS encoding c-type cytochrome; amino-acid sequence: MASRKAVLITGGLALAGFAAAFVMAQPSDGVGLLSPDDLEVVALGQGIYVAQCAACHGARLEGQPNWRTRGEDGLLPAPPHDATGHTWHHDDETLFTLTKYGLAGLMENAPPSGMPVYEDVLSDEEIIAVLSFIKSTWPSDIREHHDALNAQSE
- a CDS encoding tyrosine-type recombinase/integrase gives rise to the protein MPLKVFKRNKLYSYRGTVAGRRLRGPTGTADKRVAERIAAEVEAKAWQSHLDGPGATLTFAQAAIAYRQAVHDDRFLDRVEDYWKDTLVPKITGEAIRQMARKLYPGAANATLNRQGIVPAQAIINYAADLEWCARIKVKRFKVNAKRKTPATRAWVEAFAQQAVQDELHHLAALCLFMFGTGARRGEACSLTWGDVELFQKKAVINQTKIDDQRVAHLSPPVIAALANIPSNRKPDSLVFQYASGESVGQVWNNVIERAGIEKLSPHCCRHGFATSMLQAGIDPKTVAVRGGWKDVGTVMKFYAHAMDDPTVTDVLFGTK
- a CDS encoding Spy/CpxP family protein refolding chaperone, whose product is MTTKRFAFLMLFLPTFAFAQNHSGNHGSVPSDYAGQETRLIKSLSEDDLEEIARGGGWGLARAAELNGVPGPTHLLELADEIGLTEQQRADIEVVRAQMLSDAITAGERFVAAEQSLDAAFQQGAPDADMLERLVAEAGQARSALRLVHLNAHLLTLSLLTDAQVSRYSVLRGYSDDPCATVPDGHNPDMWRSHNGCN